A window of the Sphaerobacter thermophilus DSM 20745 genome harbors these coding sequences:
- a CDS encoding winged helix-turn-helix transcriptional regulator — translation MAQTQQTSACACPVTRAAKLLGDHWTLLIVHDLADGCRRFHQLQESTGMSPGVLSGRLRHLEAAGMITRRQYSEIPPRVEYTLTEKGRAVLPIIELLRDYGETWLAEDDELCDGTE, via the coding sequence ATGGCCCAGACACAACAGACGAGCGCCTGCGCTTGCCCGGTCACGCGCGCTGCCAAGCTCCTCGGTGACCACTGGACGCTGCTGATCGTGCACGATCTGGCCGACGGTTGCCGCCGGTTCCACCAACTGCAGGAATCGACCGGGATGAGTCCAGGCGTTCTCTCCGGGCGCCTGCGCCACCTGGAGGCGGCCGGCATGATCACCCGGCGGCAGTACAGCGAGATCCCGCCACGCGTGGAGTACACCTTAACCGAGAAGGGACGTGCCGTCCTCCCGATCATCGAACTCCTGCGCGACTATGGCGAGACCTGGCTGGCCGAGGACGACGAGCTCTGCGACGGCACCGAGTAG
- a CDS encoding FCD domain-containing protein: MLRRWRRSFRAVALHEFNAPGRLSAAVAEHRAIYEAVAARDEERAERLAREHSHNALQAQIVAHHLANDF, encoded by the coding sequence GTGCTGCGCCGGTGGCGCCGATCGTTCCGCGCCGTCGCCCTGCACGAGTTCAACGCGCCCGGGCGGCTGAGCGCGGCGGTGGCCGAGCATCGAGCCATCTACGAGGCGGTTGCCGCGCGCGATGAGGAACGGGCAGAGCGCCTGGCGCGCGAGCACTCGCACAACGCGCTCCAGGCGCAGATCGTTGCCCACCACTTGGCGAACGACTTTTAG
- a CDS encoding methionine aminotransferase, giving the protein MQQVGASRLSGFGESVFSEMSRLAVEHEAINLGQGFPDFPGPDLVKHAAATAINADLNQYAPSHGLPRLRRAIATTFEQSYGRAVDPDAEVTVTSGATEALLATLLAILEPGDEVILIEPFYDAYPAQVVFAGGVPRYVPLQAPGWSLDLDALAAAISPRTRAIVLNTPHNPTGKVFSREELAGIAALCQEHDLIAISDEVYDRIIFDGAVHVPLATLPGMWERTVTVNSTGKTFSMTGWKVGYAIAASALTRAIRTTHQFITFATATPFQDAMAAAMEDALTSNYYAELAAMYTRLRDQLHQALEGAGLPVLPCRGSYFLLADISGLGFDTDVAFCRFLTTEVGVAAIPPSAFYADPATAPLLARFCFAKRPETIAAAAERLSALATFRHS; this is encoded by the coding sequence ATGCAGCAGGTCGGGGCCAGCCGGCTGAGCGGCTTCGGTGAGTCGGTCTTCAGTGAGATGAGCCGGCTCGCCGTCGAGCACGAGGCGATCAACCTCGGGCAGGGGTTTCCCGACTTTCCGGGGCCGGACCTAGTGAAGCACGCGGCCGCCACCGCGATCAACGCCGACCTCAACCAGTACGCCCCCAGTCACGGGCTGCCCCGCCTCCGCCGTGCGATCGCCACCACCTTCGAGCAGAGCTACGGCCGGGCGGTCGACCCCGACGCCGAGGTGACCGTCACCTCCGGCGCGACCGAGGCTTTGCTCGCCACCCTGCTCGCCATCCTGGAGCCGGGCGACGAAGTGATCCTGATCGAGCCGTTCTATGACGCCTACCCGGCGCAGGTGGTCTTCGCCGGTGGGGTGCCCCGCTACGTGCCGCTCCAGGCGCCCGGCTGGTCGCTCGACCTTGATGCCCTCGCCGCCGCGATCAGTCCACGCACCCGCGCCATCGTGCTCAACACCCCGCACAACCCGACCGGCAAGGTGTTCAGCCGTGAGGAACTCGCGGGCATCGCCGCGCTCTGCCAGGAGCACGACCTGATCGCCATCAGCGATGAGGTCTACGACCGCATCATCTTCGACGGCGCGGTCCACGTCCCGCTGGCGACGCTCCCGGGGATGTGGGAGCGGACGGTGACCGTCAACTCCACCGGCAAGACCTTCAGCATGACCGGCTGGAAGGTCGGCTACGCCATCGCCGCCTCGGCGCTGACCCGCGCCATCCGGACCACCCACCAGTTCATCACCTTCGCCACCGCCACCCCCTTCCAGGACGCCATGGCCGCCGCCATGGAAGATGCACTCACCAGCAACTACTACGCGGAGCTGGCGGCGATGTACACCCGGCTGCGCGATCAACTACACCAGGCACTCGAGGGCGCGGGACTGCCGGTGCTGCCCTGCCGGGGAAGCTACTTCCTGCTGGCCGACATTTCCGGGCTGGGCTTCGACACCGACGTCGCCTTCTGCCGCTTCCTGACGACCGAGGTCGGCGTGGCCGCGATCCCGCCGTCCGCCTTCTATGCCGATCCGGCCACCGCGCCGTTGCTCGCGCGCTTCTGCTTCGCCAAGCGACCGGAGACGATTGCCGCCGCCGCCGAACGTCTCTCCGCCCTGGCCACCTTTCGCCACTCCTGA